A single genomic interval of Chitinophaga sp. 180180018-3 harbors:
- a CDS encoding DUF692 family multinuclear iron-containing protein: MQKILSTVACNLDNHLLAACLPLLEESKIDAIEWSFDTLFKVNEMPPWFMELLTAFSHEGRLVGHGVFFSLFSGKWLPEQEQWLQQLKQTCTRFQFDHITEHFGFMTGKDFHQGAPLSIPYTTVTLCIGTDRLKRIYDACRCPVGLENLAFSYSLEEVKRHGEFLDKLLEPVNGFIILDLHNLYCQLHNFELTFEEMMMLYPLHRVREIHISGGSWDEPLAGSVRKVRRDTHDDAVPEDVFRLLEQAIHQCPHLKYVVMEQLGNALSTEESRHLFRSDFLRMKDIVREMGECRSVSPHQFLPKSFSLAGKAIEDEKLYQQQRELATILESSSDYEEAMTALGSSSLAVSEWQIEKWAPHMLETAVKIARKWQKGW, from the coding sequence ATGCAGAAAATATTATCAACCGTTGCCTGTAATCTCGATAACCACCTGCTTGCTGCCTGCCTTCCTCTGCTGGAAGAATCAAAGATAGATGCGATAGAATGGTCGTTCGACACGCTGTTTAAAGTGAATGAAATGCCGCCCTGGTTCATGGAACTGCTGACTGCTTTCAGCCATGAAGGACGCCTTGTCGGACACGGTGTTTTCTTTTCGCTTTTCTCCGGAAAATGGCTGCCTGAACAGGAGCAGTGGCTGCAACAACTAAAGCAGACCTGTACCCGTTTTCAGTTCGATCACATTACGGAACATTTTGGTTTTATGACGGGGAAAGACTTCCACCAGGGAGCCCCGCTGAGTATCCCTTATACTACCGTTACGCTCTGCATTGGAACAGACAGGTTAAAGCGCATTTATGATGCTTGCCGTTGCCCCGTAGGACTTGAGAACCTCGCTTTTTCCTATTCTCTTGAAGAAGTAAAGCGTCATGGAGAATTCCTGGATAAATTGCTGGAGCCGGTAAATGGTTTTATCATCCTGGATCTTCATAATCTCTATTGTCAGCTGCATAATTTTGAACTGACGTTTGAAGAGATGATGATGCTATACCCGCTTCACCGGGTCAGGGAAATACATATTTCCGGAGGGAGCTGGGATGAGCCGCTTGCAGGATCTGTCAGAAAGGTACGTCGTGATACCCATGATGATGCCGTGCCGGAAGATGTATTCAGATTGCTGGAACAGGCCATCCACCAATGCCCGCATCTGAAGTACGTAGTAATGGAACAGCTGGGGAATGCGCTTTCCACGGAAGAAAGTCGTCACTTGTTCCGTAGCGATTTCCTGCGTATGAAGGATATAGTTAGGGAGATGGGTGAATGCAGAAGTGTCTCTCCGCATCAATTTCTTCCGAAATCATTCTCGCTTGCCGGTAAGGCCATAGAAGATGAAAAGTTATACCAGCAACAACGGGAGCTTGCAACTATACTGGAATCGTCCTCAGATTACGAAGAGGCAATGACTGCATTGGGTAGTTCGTCCCTTGCTGTATCCGAATGGCAAATTGAGAAATGGGCACCGCATATGCTCGAAACAGCGGTGAAAATAGCGCGTAAGTGGCAGAAAGGATGGTGA
- a CDS encoding SusD/RagB family nutrient-binding outer membrane lipoprotein has protein sequence MKKNIYIIATTVISITLGACSKELTNVNKNPNSLEKPDPTTLLSNTIVTEFYNNANNVWTLGNGYNQYMTFSQSYYDQPTRYSPVTNEPYWIPMYEAARDANTLYSLAQAKGNPLLQAAALTLRSYAFAQLTELWGDIPFLQALKGNTGVYTPAYDPQQTVYMDPDQGILSSLRRADSLLKANPSGLMEGDMLFSSNTGLWRSFINALRLRYLLRVSSKMDVSAEMQSIAGSAAVMQNAAQSGALALPTVTPYNFVSLTERSGDFAVKYMNSTLYNQFVTTGDSVRIAAYFTVNANTPAGAPFSFNNYGGMPMVIDATATQSAQSSNFNSSFTKGNNPALIKARIITYAEQEFILAEAALKGYISGGTAAAATHYNNGVTGAFAEIGLSAANAASYLTHATVAFDGSTQNSALRQIITQKWLININNGFEGWIEFRRTGYPDLQTGGAANMNNGAIPTRFLYPTSEQTINSSNYAAEVTRMGGKENTVYKAWWEK, from the coding sequence ATGAAAAAGAACATATATATCATTGCGACGACCGTTATCAGTATCACACTGGGTGCCTGTTCAAAAGAACTCACCAATGTGAATAAAAATCCTAACTCGCTGGAGAAACCAGATCCAACAACATTGCTGTCCAATACGATCGTTACAGAGTTTTATAACAACGCCAATAACGTATGGACATTAGGAAACGGCTACAATCAATACATGACGTTCAGCCAGTCGTACTACGACCAGCCGACCCGTTATTCCCCGGTTACCAACGAGCCATACTGGATCCCCATGTATGAAGCAGCCCGTGATGCCAATACATTGTATTCACTGGCTCAGGCCAAGGGCAATCCGTTACTGCAGGCTGCCGCGCTCACATTGCGGTCTTATGCTTTTGCACAGCTGACTGAACTTTGGGGCGACATCCCATTCCTGCAGGCACTGAAAGGTAACACCGGCGTATATACGCCAGCATACGATCCGCAACAGACGGTTTATATGGATCCGGATCAGGGTATATTATCCAGCCTGAGAAGAGCCGACAGTCTGCTGAAGGCAAATCCATCGGGCCTCATGGAAGGGGATATGTTATTCTCCTCCAACACCGGTTTGTGGAGAAGCTTCATCAATGCACTGCGGTTACGTTACCTGCTTCGCGTATCTTCAAAAATGGACGTAAGCGCGGAAATGCAATCTATCGCAGGAAGTGCGGCAGTGATGCAAAATGCAGCACAAAGTGGTGCACTGGCACTGCCAACCGTTACGCCATATAATTTTGTGAGCCTTACTGAGCGTTCAGGTGATTTTGCAGTTAAATACATGAACAGTACTTTGTACAATCAGTTTGTAACCACCGGCGACAGCGTTCGTATTGCTGCTTATTTTACAGTTAACGCCAATACCCCTGCCGGCGCACCTTTCAGCTTCAACAATTATGGTGGTATGCCGATGGTGATAGATGCCACGGCAACGCAAAGTGCCCAGTCATCTAACTTTAACAGCAGCTTTACCAAAGGAAATAATCCGGCACTCATCAAAGCAAGGATTATCACTTATGCAGAACAGGAATTCATCCTGGCAGAAGCTGCATTGAAAGGTTATATCAGCGGAGGCACCGCTGCTGCTGCCACACACTATAACAACGGTGTAACCGGCGCCTTTGCCGAAATAGGATTAAGCGCAGCTAATGCAGCCAGCTATCTTACTCATGCGACTGTTGCATTTGATGGCTCTACTCAAAACTCCGCATTGCGTCAGATCATTACCCAGAAATGGCTGATAAACATCAATAACGGATTTGAAGGATGGATCGAATTCAGACGTACCGGTTATCCTGACCTGCAAACAGGCGGTGCTGCAAATATGAACAATGGCGCTATCCCTACCCGGTTCCTGTATCCTACTTCCGAACAAACCATCAACAGCAGCAACTATGCAGCAGAAGTGACCAGAATGGGCGGAAAAGAGAACACTGTTTACAAAGCCTGGTGGGAAAAATAA
- a CDS encoding SusC/RagA family TonB-linked outer membrane protein has protein sequence MRKLSSLLFISSLFLILLNSSTILAQSTRAVSGKVEDAEDHSPIIGAVVTLKNSSKGAVTDAEGNFTINAGSDGVLNINFLGYKQITVNIGSQANLTILLQKDNKALNEVVVTALGISKQAKALGYAVQTVNSKQLTQAPDPNLINNLGGKVAGVIVTNGGAGVGSTSRIVIRGENSFNGTNQPLFVVDGVPINNETFFNNAIENSSNQGTWAEVDWGNGAAEINPNNISKITVLKGSTAAALYGSRAANGAVVLTTQKGTSEKGKLGVSFNTTTTFESPLKLPRLQNEYGAGVNGYPSSGTPNTYQFANGGGASENNIPNWGLKFDPSLKVIQFDSPAGDGYQAGDLVARGINPGLTVTPTPWVGHADHFRKFLQTGLTTQNSLGFGGTTDKGSYHFSVDQLYNKGILPGTDLRRYGLALRADHHFNDKLTSDFFINYINSSSSNRPNIGYGSESVMYTFFGVYGMPINIDINSLKKQWQTGRDQQNQFRYWNNHDNPYVTLYDNVNSFNKNRIIGNASLKYAINSQWDVMLRTGSDFYADNREGHRAFTSVRFPTGGFRTDNVNYFENNTDFLVSYHKKPSHLFNASASLGGNRFMQNITYTRDIANSLITPGLYNFSNAQNQLPTLYEKFEKIVYSLYAFADFDYRNLVFLNVTGRNDRSSTLPSGNNSYFYPSASLSGIISDMVHMPSAISFLKVRVSAAQVGRDADPYSINNTYITNTPFNTYPLTTGNNILANSHLKPSSTTTTEAGVEIRFLHNRLGLDVTVYQSNTKDEVVQLPIAVSSGYTNAYVNGGKINNKGVEIMLTATPFRSSHPDGFNWDMNFNFNHNVGKVESLPDGINTYVYAQVTQYDRYYRAIQYDAKVGQRLGNMYGNAFVRDPQGNIVYKNGIPQFTTTQNSLLGNYNPDFILAWSNELSYKNFNMSILWDWHQGGKFFSYTELGVLAGGMSVETLPGRETGVVGKGVMLDGSGKYVPNTIKVDAATYYNGYYNASNNEAFMYDATYLKLRELRIGYTFKNIFGNASGAKLNFSLVARNILEFTKNKDVDPETLALRGQQILPGTEFLSIPSTKSMGFSLGLNF, from the coding sequence ATGCGAAAGCTTTCCTCTTTATTATTTATTTCATCGCTATTCCTTATACTGTTAAATTCTTCCACTATCCTGGCACAGAGCACCAGGGCCGTTAGCGGTAAAGTAGAAGATGCCGAAGACCATTCGCCCATTATAGGCGCTGTAGTAACGCTCAAGAACTCAAGCAAAGGTGCAGTTACTGATGCAGAGGGTAACTTCACCATCAATGCCGGAAGCGATGGAGTACTCAATATCAACTTCTTAGGGTATAAACAAATTACTGTCAACATCGGTAGCCAGGCCAACCTGACCATTCTGCTGCAGAAAGATAATAAAGCGTTGAATGAAGTAGTGGTTACCGCACTGGGTATCAGCAAACAGGCCAAGGCGCTGGGTTACGCTGTGCAAACCGTTAACTCAAAACAACTCACCCAGGCACCCGATCCAAACCTGATCAATAACCTCGGCGGTAAGGTTGCCGGTGTAATCGTTACCAATGGCGGTGCTGGTGTGGGTTCCACTTCCCGTATCGTGATCAGGGGAGAGAATTCCTTCAATGGTACCAATCAGCCACTGTTTGTAGTAGATGGTGTTCCCATCAATAACGAAACATTCTTCAACAATGCTATCGAAAACTCTTCCAATCAGGGTACCTGGGCCGAAGTGGATTGGGGTAATGGCGCTGCAGAAATCAATCCTAACAACATCTCCAAGATCACTGTACTGAAAGGTTCTACAGCAGCTGCGCTGTACGGCTCCCGGGCTGCTAACGGCGCCGTGGTACTGACAACACAGAAAGGAACTTCTGAAAAAGGAAAGCTCGGCGTATCCTTCAATACTACCACTACTTTTGAATCTCCGCTGAAACTGCCACGCCTCCAAAATGAATATGGAGCCGGTGTAAATGGCTATCCTTCAAGCGGTACTCCTAATACTTATCAATTTGCAAATGGCGGCGGAGCCAGTGAGAACAACATTCCTAACTGGGGTTTGAAATTTGATCCGTCGTTGAAGGTAATTCAGTTCGACAGTCCAGCCGGTGACGGCTACCAGGCTGGCGACCTCGTTGCCCGCGGCATCAATCCCGGTTTAACAGTTACACCTACTCCCTGGGTGGGTCACGCAGACCATTTCCGCAAGTTCCTCCAAACAGGTTTAACCACGCAGAACAGTCTTGGTTTCGGTGGTACTACTGATAAAGGCAGCTATCACTTCTCTGTAGATCAGCTGTATAACAAAGGTATACTTCCAGGTACAGACCTGAGGCGTTATGGACTGGCTTTACGCGCTGATCACCACTTCAACGACAAACTTACTTCCGACTTCTTCATTAATTATATCAATAGCAGCAGCAGCAATCGCCCGAATATCGGTTACGGTTCTGAAAGCGTGATGTATACTTTCTTCGGCGTGTATGGCATGCCTATCAATATTGATATCAATTCTCTGAAGAAACAATGGCAAACAGGCAGGGATCAGCAAAACCAGTTCCGGTACTGGAATAACCACGATAATCCATACGTAACCCTGTATGACAACGTGAACAGCTTCAATAAAAACCGGATAATAGGAAATGCTTCACTGAAATATGCCATCAATTCACAGTGGGATGTAATGCTGAGAACAGGGTCTGATTTCTATGCCGACAACAGGGAAGGCCATCGTGCATTTACTTCTGTACGTTTCCCTACCGGAGGTTTCAGGACAGACAATGTGAACTATTTTGAGAATAACACCGACTTCCTCGTATCGTATCACAAAAAGCCAAGTCACCTTTTCAATGCCAGTGCATCTCTTGGTGGTAACCGCTTTATGCAGAACATTACTTATACACGTGATATCGCCAACTCTTTGATTACTCCGGGGCTCTACAATTTTTCAAATGCACAAAACCAGCTGCCGACACTGTATGAGAAGTTCGAAAAGATTGTGTACAGCTTATATGCATTTGCCGATTTTGACTACCGGAACCTCGTGTTCCTGAATGTTACCGGACGTAACGACCGCTCCAGTACACTGCCTTCAGGAAATAATTCCTACTTCTATCCATCTGCTTCATTGAGTGGTATCATCTCTGATATGGTTCATATGCCTTCTGCTATTTCCTTCCTGAAAGTGCGGGTTTCCGCCGCTCAGGTAGGTCGCGATGCCGATCCATATTCCATCAACAATACTTACATCACCAACACACCATTCAACACTTATCCGCTGACAACCGGCAATAATATATTAGCCAACAGTCATCTCAAACCGTCATCTACCACTACTACAGAAGCCGGCGTTGAAATCAGGTTCCTTCACAACAGACTCGGACTCGATGTAACTGTTTATCAGTCTAATACAAAAGACGAAGTGGTACAGCTTCCGATCGCCGTTTCATCAGGCTATACCAACGCTTATGTTAACGGTGGTAAGATCAACAACAAAGGGGTGGAGATCATGTTAACAGCTACGCCATTCCGCTCATCGCATCCTGATGGCTTCAACTGGGATATGAATTTCAACTTCAATCATAACGTAGGTAAAGTAGAATCGCTGCCTGATGGCATCAATACTTATGTATATGCACAGGTTACCCAGTACGATCGTTACTACAGAGCTATCCAGTACGATGCTAAAGTAGGGCAGCGGCTTGGGAACATGTATGGCAATGCCTTTGTAAGGGATCCTCAGGGAAATATTGTCTACAAAAATGGTATTCCTCAATTCACTACCACACAAAATTCACTGCTGGGTAACTATAACCCCGACTTCATCCTGGCCTGGTCTAATGAGCTGAGCTATAAGAACTTCAATATGAGCATCCTCTGGGACTGGCATCAGGGCGGTAAATTCTTCTCTTATACAGAGCTGGGGGTACTTGCAGGTGGTATGTCTGTTGAAACCCTTCCGGGAAGAGAAACCGGTGTTGTCGGAAAAGGTGTGATGCTGGATGGATCCGGCAAATATGTGCCCAATACAATTAAGGTGGATGCTGCCACCTATTACAATGGCTACTACAATGCTTCCAACAACGAAGCATTCATGTATGACGCTACCTACCTCAAACTCAGGGAACTTCGTATAGGCTACACCTTTAAAAACATCTTCGGTAATGCTTCCGGAGCAAAGCTTAATTTCTCGCTGGTGGCAAGGAATATCCTGGAATTTACCAAAAACAAGGATGTGGATCCGGAAACGCTTGCATTGCGCGGACAGCAGATCCTTCCTGGTACTGAGTTCCTGAGCATTCCGTCTACAAAGAGCATGGGCTTTTCTCTCGGTCTTAATTTCTAA
- a CDS encoding TIM-barrel domain-containing protein has product MINSHCTYHAIKAVIRTGLLLLLFYSSARAQQVKKIGKVNTVNISGQQIRINAENAYVEITAYSPSVIRVRMDQHPLGADFSYAVTAKPQPTRIQTTQNSQEIVVTTDSLQLHIGRDPFSVRFLTPSGEVINEDETGLTTSWIGNEVTTYKKMQENERFIGLGEKTGNLDRRGEGYTNWNSDKFGYATNQDPIYATIPFYIGIHHHINYGIFFDNTFQSDFNFGASNNRFSSFGARGGEMNYYFIYHPQVADIIASYTFLTGRIHMPPMWSLGYQQNRYSYYPDTEVLRIAQTLREKKIPADGITLDIHYMDAYKLFTWNRERFPHPGQLSRQLDKMGFKLTVIVDPGIRVEEGYPAYESGKKENIFIKYSDGQNYTGQVWPGWCHFPDFTSVKGREWWKGQVKSYVHDGIRGIWNDMNEIATWGQKMPNNVLFDYEGHPVTHLQAHNIYGLQMVRASYEGTREELKKRPFLLTRAAYAGSQRYSAIWTGDNRAEEDHMLLGVRLLNSLGLSGMPFAGMDIGGFTGNPTVSLYARWMQIGAFIPYFRNHTGVNTKSSEPWAYGEEVLEIARNYINLRYRLLPYLYSSMNEAARTGMPVMRTLAIEHTFDPNIYDTRYQNQYEYGNAFMIAPFESTKEFGQIYFPEGKWYNLYNDTITSGGQAVISPLSVKSLPVFVKESSIIPMQSLIQNTAEKPSDTLVLHIYKGSRANTFVYYEDDGESFDNENGGYYQRAITYQPANKKITLEKPTGNYTSQFRYISLVLHGFDTQKNISVNGNSISVQAGNYAFLSAISRFDPQGFVSQAEQCAVQQITFTNSNQLLNVDF; this is encoded by the coding sequence ATGATCAATTCGCATTGCACCTATCATGCGATAAAGGCGGTTATTCGTACAGGCTTACTGTTGTTGCTGTTCTATTCCTCTGCACGGGCTCAGCAGGTAAAAAAGATCGGTAAAGTAAACACCGTAAATATTTCCGGACAACAGATCAGGATCAATGCAGAAAACGCCTATGTGGAGATTACCGCATACAGTCCGTCTGTGATCAGAGTGCGCATGGATCAACATCCGCTGGGCGCCGACTTTTCCTATGCAGTAACTGCAAAGCCGCAGCCTACGCGGATACAGACCACTCAGAATAGCCAGGAGATTGTTGTCACTACCGATTCCCTGCAGCTGCATATCGGCCGCGACCCGTTTTCAGTGCGATTCCTGACACCTTCCGGGGAGGTGATTAACGAAGATGAGACCGGGCTGACGACCTCGTGGATAGGTAATGAAGTCACCACCTACAAGAAAATGCAGGAGAACGAGCGGTTTATCGGGTTAGGTGAAAAAACCGGGAACCTTGATCGCAGAGGGGAGGGGTATACCAACTGGAACTCTGATAAATTCGGTTATGCCACCAACCAGGATCCTATTTATGCGACCATCCCGTTTTACATCGGCATACATCACCATATCAATTACGGAATATTCTTCGACAATACCTTTCAGAGTGATTTTAACTTCGGTGCGAGCAACAACCGTTTTTCATCTTTTGGTGCCAGGGGCGGTGAAATGAATTATTACTTCATTTACCACCCTCAGGTAGCAGATATCATTGCGTCTTATACATTCCTGACCGGCCGTATACATATGCCGCCAATGTGGAGTTTGGGCTACCAGCAGAACCGGTATAGCTATTACCCTGATACCGAAGTGCTGCGGATTGCACAAACACTAAGGGAGAAAAAGATACCGGCAGATGGTATCACCCTGGATATTCATTACATGGATGCTTATAAGCTTTTCACCTGGAACCGTGAGCGTTTTCCACATCCCGGTCAGTTAAGCAGGCAATTGGATAAAATGGGCTTTAAACTGACGGTGATTGTAGATCCGGGTATCAGGGTAGAGGAGGGCTATCCTGCTTACGAAAGTGGTAAAAAGGAAAACATCTTTATCAAATACAGCGATGGTCAGAATTATACCGGCCAGGTGTGGCCCGGCTGGTGCCATTTCCCGGACTTCACCAGCGTCAAAGGCCGGGAGTGGTGGAAAGGCCAGGTAAAATCGTATGTACATGACGGTATCCGCGGTATCTGGAACGATATGAATGAAATTGCCACCTGGGGCCAGAAAATGCCTAACAATGTGTTGTTCGACTACGAAGGGCATCCGGTTACTCATCTGCAGGCGCATAATATTTACGGATTGCAGATGGTGCGCGCGAGTTACGAAGGCACCCGAGAAGAATTGAAAAAACGTCCTTTTCTGCTGACCCGTGCCGCCTATGCCGGTTCTCAGCGCTATAGCGCTATCTGGACAGGCGATAACCGTGCAGAAGAAGATCACATGCTGTTGGGTGTTCGCCTGCTGAACAGCCTGGGCCTAAGCGGAATGCCCTTCGCCGGCATGGACATCGGCGGATTCACCGGCAACCCGACCGTCAGTTTATATGCCCGCTGGATGCAGATTGGTGCATTTATCCCTTATTTCCGTAATCACACAGGAGTAAATACTAAATCGTCCGAACCATGGGCATACGGAGAAGAAGTTTTGGAAATCGCCCGCAATTATATCAACCTGCGCTACAGGTTACTTCCTTATCTGTATAGTTCCATGAATGAAGCTGCCCGCACAGGCATGCCCGTGATGCGTACCCTGGCTATTGAGCATACATTCGATCCCAACATCTATGATACCCGCTATCAAAACCAATACGAGTATGGCAATGCGTTTATGATAGCTCCTTTCGAAAGCACCAAAGAATTTGGACAAATCTATTTCCCCGAAGGGAAATGGTACAACCTTTACAATGATACTATTACCTCCGGGGGACAGGCAGTTATTTCCCCGTTAAGTGTCAAATCATTGCCGGTGTTTGTGAAAGAAAGCAGTATCATTCCCATGCAGTCACTTATACAAAATACGGCTGAAAAACCATCCGACACCCTCGTCCTTCATATCTACAAAGGCAGTCGCGCTAATACCTTCGTTTACTATGAAGATGACGGGGAGAGCTTCGATAACGAAAACGGTGGCTATTATCAACGGGCTATTACCTATCAACCTGCCAATAAGAAAATCACATTGGAAAAACCAACCGGTAACTATACTTCTCAGTTCCGGTATATTTCCCTGGTTCTTCACGGGTTTGATACACAGAAAAATATATCCGTAAACGGAAACAGCATATCAGTACAAGCCGGCAATTATGCTTTCCTTTCTGCCATTTCCCGTTTCGATCCGCAGGGATTCGTTAGTCAGGCAGAACAATGCGCCGTACAGCAAATAACATTCACCAATAGTAATCAGCTTCTTAACGTGGATTTTTGA
- a CDS encoding DUF6377 domain-containing protein, whose amino-acid sequence MNRFLSKLILCLLLSFNIYGSTPTDSLLRELNKAMARSASYDAVKLHGIDSIKRNRPAAGDSPDKQFQYCLQLYHAYHVFNFDSAFIYARQMEHWALQLQDPDKILLSRIKMGYLLLSSGMFTEAMTFINTLNINTAPDSIKVDFYLLKSRLYYDLADYNQDHYYTPSYIRTGGAYTDSALQLMDPASFEYKRNRALQLFKSGNIPGALAVYPNIDRPEINDRQLAMAACSLGGIYTEVHRKDTAIQLLIKSALADIRSSTKETMASYMLATLLFEKGDIRNASHCVEKAISEAVFYGARQRKVMVSSILPIIEDERINTAEDRNKSLLIYASIVTLLLIAVIILAVTVFRQVRQLKTAQQIITAAHQQQQVINHQLMEANKIKEEYVGYCFNINAGYISKIEKLKQQLEQKIADNKPSELRFVVNNINIRQEREELFTSFDRIFLKIFPHFVAEFNALFDKENQILLKDNELLNTDIRIFALIRLGITDNEKIARILEYSVNTIYTYKTRIKKRSIVPPEEFENRIMDIKAL is encoded by the coding sequence ATGAACCGTTTCCTGAGCAAATTGATTTTATGCTTATTGCTCTCTTTCAATATATATGGCAGCACTCCAACGGATAGTTTACTCCGGGAGCTGAACAAGGCTATGGCCAGGTCGGCGTCTTACGACGCCGTTAAACTGCACGGAATAGATAGTATCAAGCGGAACCGGCCGGCAGCGGGCGATTCGCCGGATAAGCAATTCCAATATTGCCTGCAGCTTTATCACGCTTATCACGTTTTCAACTTTGATTCAGCCTTCATTTATGCCCGGCAAATGGAACACTGGGCACTTCAGCTTCAGGATCCTGACAAAATATTGCTCTCCCGGATCAAGATGGGCTACCTGTTATTGTCGTCTGGTATGTTCACCGAAGCAATGACGTTTATTAATACCCTCAATATCAATACGGCACCGGATAGTATAAAAGTTGATTTTTACCTGTTGAAAAGCAGATTGTATTACGATCTTGCTGATTATAACCAGGACCATTATTACACGCCGAGCTATATCAGAACCGGAGGCGCCTATACCGATTCTGCTTTACAGCTAATGGATCCCGCATCTTTTGAGTATAAGCGCAACAGGGCTTTGCAGTTGTTTAAATCCGGTAATATCCCCGGTGCGTTGGCAGTTTATCCCAACATCGACCGACCGGAAATCAACGACCGGCAGCTGGCGATGGCGGCCTGCAGCCTGGGTGGTATTTACACCGAAGTACACAGGAAAGACACCGCCATTCAACTGCTGATAAAATCGGCCCTTGCCGATATCAGGAGCTCCACTAAAGAAACGATGGCTTCTTATATGCTTGCTACCCTGCTTTTTGAAAAAGGAGATATCAGGAATGCTTCGCATTGCGTCGAAAAAGCCATCTCGGAGGCTGTTTTTTATGGAGCCCGGCAGCGCAAGGTGATGGTAAGCAGTATTTTACCAATCATTGAAGATGAAAGGATCAATACAGCTGAAGACAGGAACAAGTCGCTGCTGATCTATGCTTCCATTGTTACCCTGCTGCTTATTGCAGTGATAATACTGGCAGTTACTGTATTCCGGCAGGTCAGGCAGTTAAAAACCGCCCAGCAGATCATCACCGCAGCGCATCAGCAGCAACAGGTGATCAATCACCAGTTAATGGAAGCCAATAAGATCAAAGAAGAATATGTTGGCTACTGCTTTAATATCAATGCCGGTTATATCAGCAAGATTGAAAAACTAAAGCAGCAACTGGAGCAAAAGATAGCTGATAACAAACCATCAGAACTGCGTTTCGTTGTAAACAATATCAATATCAGGCAGGAAAGGGAGGAGCTGTTTACCAGCTTCGACCGGATATTCCTGAAGATCTTTCCTCATTTCGTAGCGGAATTCAATGCCTTGTTTGACAAGGAGAACCAGATCCTGTTAAAAGACAATGAGCTGCTGAATACGGATATACGGATTTTTGCGTTGATTCGCCTGGGAATTACCGATAACGAAAAAATTGCACGCATACTTGAATACTCAGTGAATACCATCTACACTTATAAAACCCGGATAAAAAAACGTTCCATTGTACCACCTGAAGAGTTTGAAAACCGGATTATGGATATAAAAGCACTCTGA
- a CDS encoding copper resistance protein NlpE, with product MKHLSLLLLSTAFIACQHSGKSTGMADSTANNDMNVDTAAWATYSGTLPCADCEGIVTELSLERKQDHHFNLKETYLGKNLTFPSEGIYNIVHGSPADPGATVIQLNPDKDRNLQRFFQQIDNRELKLLDANQKTIEGNRNYSLKRVI from the coding sequence ATGAAACATCTGTCGCTGTTATTGTTATCAACTGCCTTCATTGCCTGCCAGCATTCCGGCAAATCGACCGGTATGGCGGATAGCACCGCCAATAATGATATGAACGTTGATACCGCCGCCTGGGCAACTTATTCAGGTACATTACCCTGTGCCGACTGCGAAGGTATTGTTACAGAGTTGTCGCTTGAGCGGAAGCAAGACCATCATTTTAACCTGAAAGAAACTTATCTCGGTAAAAACCTCACATTTCCGAGTGAGGGCATCTACAATATTGTACATGGCAGCCCGGCAGATCCAGGCGCCACGGTCATCCAGTTGAATCCTGACAAAGACAGGAACCTGCAGCGCTTTTTTCAGCAGATCGATAACCGGGAACTAAAACTGCTGGACGCCAATCAGAAAACGATAGAGGGAAATCGTAATTACTCTTTGAAAAGGGTGATTTAG